The Sphingopyxis fribergensis genome contains a region encoding:
- a CDS encoding acyl-CoA dehydrogenase family protein yields the protein MLNLLPTQSKRGIKIIHETLFGIIMHFNPTEEQAMYRETIARFLDDRYSVAHRQQFLEQRRGYDPENWSALADLGVLSLPIPDGLGGLGGTAAEIAIIQEELGYRLAVEPFSENIVIPAVALQEFDDEGRARTLAAEMQAGTKTVGVALSEGARRFDAAAIACRAKIDGGNITLWGTKHVVSYPEADFLLVSALLANEDAENGLILLLVPAGTDGISTRTYRLIDGTLAADFEFENTRLTSAAMVASGAGAVRAIEGMHDRGARAAVAESLGILRRMFELTTEYTNSRVQFGRPLTGNQVVRHRLAEMLMHYELARSVVAGLCIFPAGTHHAAKLVSAAKVTVAKAFDFIGKQSIQLHGGIGLTDEYELSHHYKRGLALQEMYGNKREHALRLAKLSTS from the coding sequence TTGCTAAATCTCTTGCCAACGCAATCAAAGCGCGGCATCAAAATTATACACGAAACTCTTTTTGGGATTATTATGCATTTCAACCCTACCGAAGAGCAGGCGATGTACCGTGAAACCATCGCAAGGTTTCTTGATGACCGGTATTCCGTTGCGCACAGACAGCAGTTTCTGGAGCAGCGCCGCGGATACGATCCGGAAAACTGGTCAGCGCTGGCGGATCTGGGCGTGTTATCCTTGCCAATCCCTGATGGTTTGGGCGGTCTTGGCGGAACAGCAGCGGAAATCGCTATCATACAGGAAGAATTGGGTTACCGGCTGGCCGTTGAGCCATTTTCGGAAAACATTGTCATACCTGCGGTAGCCCTCCAGGAATTCGACGACGAGGGTCGGGCGCGAACCCTGGCTGCCGAGATGCAGGCAGGAACCAAAACCGTCGGCGTTGCGCTCTCAGAAGGTGCCAGGCGGTTCGACGCTGCCGCAATCGCGTGCCGAGCGAAGATCGATGGCGGAAACATTACACTATGGGGCACCAAGCACGTCGTTTCCTATCCAGAGGCAGACTTTCTCCTGGTTAGCGCCCTTCTGGCGAATGAGGACGCTGAGAATGGTTTGATACTATTGCTTGTGCCGGCAGGAACCGACGGGATTTCAACCAGGACGTACAGGCTCATCGATGGGACCTTGGCGGCGGACTTTGAATTCGAAAACACCAGATTAACATCCGCAGCGATGGTCGCCAGTGGCGCAGGTGCTGTCCGCGCTATTGAAGGCATGCATGACCGGGGTGCCCGCGCAGCTGTCGCCGAAAGCCTGGGGATTTTGAGGCGGATGTTCGAACTGACGACCGAGTACACGAACAGTCGTGTTCAGTTTGGGCGTCCGCTCACCGGAAATCAGGTAGTCCGCCACCGTCTGGCCGAAATGCTCATGCATTACGAATTGGCACGAAGTGTAGTTGCCGGGCTGTGCATCTTTCCGGCGGGAACACATCACGCTGCCAAGCTCGTTTCCGCCGCCAAGGTAACGGTCGCAAAAGCCTTTGACTTCATTGGCAAGCAGTCAATCCAACTTCACGGGGGCATCGGATTGACGGACGAATATGAACTCTCACACCACTACAAGCGCGGACTCGCTTTGCAAGAGATGTACGGCAACAAACGAGAGCACGCTCTGCGACTAGCCAAGCTTTCAACGTCCTGA